One stretch of Hevea brasiliensis isolate MT/VB/25A 57/8 chromosome 12, ASM3005281v1, whole genome shotgun sequence DNA includes these proteins:
- the LOC110637354 gene encoding 6-phosphofructo-2-kinase/fructose-2,6-bisphosphatase isoform X3: MGTGSSKDADGSSHGEGREESLDQAGGQLYVSLKMENYKRKGDLIPHVYGSVPLVGSWDSSKALSMERESASMWELSFVVPPNHETLDFKFLLKPKYSNSPCVVEDGPNRLLSRGTLQGESRLAVFRNGDEVHEYRVFIKADRVSPFDLAASWRAYQENLQPSTVRGIPDVSINSVPIAGAENGSSASLELDLEHYVIPAPSTSANSGLVYAANNAENPRFSSGDGSGNASNSYKDGSFSVDRPATIKEMEVSIPDPSRVYSGSGLVESKSVGTFSPLQKQDGHRGLFVDRGVGSPRLVKSSSSSTFAFDLKLDTETKNSMPAAAGAVAAAAVADQMLGPKEDRHLAIVLVGLPARGKTFTAAKLTRYLRWLGHDTKHFNVGKYRRLKHGANQSADFFRGDNPEGMEARNEVAALAMDDMTTWMQEGGQVGIFDATNSTRSRRNMLMKMAEGKCKIIFLETICNDERIIERNIRLKIQQSPDYAEQPDYEAGYQDFKDRLANYEKVYEPVEEGSYIKMIDMVSGHGGQIQVNNISGYLPGRIVFFLVNTHLTPRPILLTRHGESRDNVRGRIGGDTVLSDAGEIYAKKLANFVEKRLKSEKAASIWTSTLQRTILTASPIVGFPKIQWRALDEINAGVCDGMTYEEIKKNMPEEYESRKKDKLRYRYPRGESYLDVIQRLEPVIIELERQRAPVVVISHQY, encoded by the exons ATGGGAACGGGTTCCTCCAAGGATGCGGATGGTAGCTCTCATGGGGAAGGGCGAGAAGAGAGTCTGGACCAAGCTGGAGGTCAGCTCTATGTGTCTCTTAAAATGGAGAACTATAAGCGAAAGGGCGACCTTATCCCTCATGTCTATGGCTCCGTTCCTCTTGTTGGCTCCTGGGATTCTTCTAAAGCT CTTTCAATGGAGCGCGAATCGGCTTCAATGTGGGAATTGAGCTTTGTTGTTCCTCCAAATCACG aAACTTTGGATTTCAAGTTCTTGTTGAAGCCAAAGTACAGCAACAGTCCTTGCGTGGTTGAGGATGGCCCAAATCGGCTTCTTTCTAGGGGAACATTGCAAGGGGAATCTAGACTGGCTGTCTTTAGGAATGGTGATGAGGTTCATGAATATAGAGTGTTCATTAAAGCAGACAGAGTTTCACCCTTTGACCTTGCTGCTAGTTGGAGAGCTTATCAGGAGAATCTCCAACCTTCAACTGTTCGTGGGATTCCTGATGTCAGTATCAATTCTGTGCCAATTGCAGGAGCTGAG AATGGCTCCTCAGCTAGTTTGGAGCTGGATCTTGAACATTATGTCATCCCAGCGCCATCAACTTCTGCAAACTCAGGTCTGGTATATGCAGCTAACAATGCTGAGAATCCAAGGTTTTCAAGTGGTGATGGCTCAGGCAATGCTTCAAATTCCTATAAGGATGGTAGTTTTTCTGTTGATCGGCCTGCAACTATTAAG GAGATGGAGGTCAGTATCCCAGATCCATCCAGGGTCTACTCAGGTTCTGGGTTGGTTGAATCGAAGTCAGTGGGGACATTTTCTCCTTTGCAAAAGCAAGATGGTCACAGGGGACTCTTTGTGGATAGGGGGGTTGGATCTCCTAGGCTAGTTAAATCATCCAGTTCAAGTACTTTTGCTTTTGATCTCAAACTGGACACAGAAACCAAG AATTCAATGCCAGCAGCTGCTGGAGCTGTTGCAGCAGCAGCTGTAGCTGATCAGATGCTTGGACCAAAGGAGGATAGACATTTGGCAATTGTTCTG GTTGGTTTGCCTGCTCGAGGCAAGACTTTTACTGCTGCGAAACTTACAAGATATCTTCGCTGGTTGGGTCATGATACCAAACACTTCAATGTTGGGAAG TATCGACGCCTTAAGCATGGAGCTAATCAG TCTGCAGATTTTTTCCGAGGTGACAATCCTGAAGGCATGGAGGCACGTAATGAG GTAGCAGCACTGGCAATGGATGATATGACTACCTGGATGCAAGAAGGTGGCCAG GTAGGAATATTTGATGCAACAAACAGTACCAGAAGTAGGAGGAATATGCTGATGAAAATGGCTGAAGGAAAGTGCAAG ATTATTTTTTTGGAAACAATATGCAATGATGAACGCATTATTGAAAGAAATATACGTCTTAAAATTCAACAAAGCCCTGACTATGCTGAGCA GCCAGATTATGAAGCTGGATATCAAGATTTCAAGGATCGACTGGCCAATTATGAGAAA GTTTATGAGCCTGTGGAAGAAGGATCCTATATCAAAATGATCGATATGGTCAGTGGACATGGTGGACAAATACAA GTAAACAATATCAGCGGCTACCTTCCTGGACGAATTGTCTTTTTCTTG GTGAATACACATCTCACACCCCGCCCAATATTACTTACTAGGCATGGAGAAAGTCGGGATAATGTTAGGGGCAGAATTGGTGGAGACACTGTTTTGAG TGATGCTGGAGAAATTTATGCGAAGAAACTTGCCAACTTCGTTGAAAAACGACTGAAATCTGAGAAGGCTGCCTCT ATTTGGACTAGCACACTGCAGAGAACCATTCTCACAGCTAGTCCAATCGTTGGATTTCCTAAG ATTCAATGGCGTGCCCTTG